A stretch of DNA from Bradyrhizobium algeriense:
GTAGGCGCCACCGTGCGCACGCAGGCCCCGCAAGGCGAACGCGCGAGCGTGACGCCGGAAGCCCATTGCGAGTCGATGTGCGTGTTCCTGCTTCTCTCGGGCAAGACCCGTTACGTGCCGCCGGGCGCGCATGTCCGCGTGCACCAGATCTGGATGGGCGATCGCGCCGACGACGCCAAGGCCGCGACCTACACCGCGCAAGACCTGATGATCGTGGAGCGGGACATCGGCCGGCTCGCGAAATTTACCTTCGACATGGGCGGCACCGGCGATCTGCTCTCGCTCGCGCTCAGCGTGCCGCCGTGGGAAGATCTGCACGAGATGTCGGGCGGTGAATTGCGCCTGACCAATCTCGTCACGACCGATGCGGTCGCCGATGTGTTCCCGCAGGACAATGCGTCGGTGCCGATGGCGGAGGCGAAGCCTGCCAAGCCGCAGGACCGCTTCGCCAGTTCCGCCGTCGAGGGCGACGCGCAACCGCAGGGCAAATCCACCAAGACCGCCGAGGCCGCGGCTCCGACCGGCGGCTCCGCGACTGCGCCGGCCCCGCCGCAGCAGAAGTAAAACGCATCTACACAAGCGGTGTCATCATCCGCCTTGTGCGCAATTGCGCACTGAGGCGGATGATCCGGTACGCCGCAGCATCTGTAATTGATCGGGATTTCTCGGCGTACTGGATGCCCGCCGGAGCCTGTCATCGGGCTCGCCGCAGGCGAGACCCGTTGGCGGGCATGACGACGGTGTATTAGGCAGGACTTATCCCTTAACGGGACTTATCCCTTAAGCCTGCGCCGGCTGCTTCGCTCTGGCCTCGATCTGGCCGATGGCATCTACCACGGCGTCGAAGGTCAGCATGGTCGAGGCGTGGCGGGCCTTGTAGTCGCGAACCGGTTCGAGCAGGGCGATGTCAGCCCATTTGCCTTGCGGGGGACCGCCGTTTTCCTTCAGCATCTTGCGCACGGTTTCTCGCAGTTCACGTAACTCGCCAGCCGTCGAGCCGACCACATGGCTTGCCATGATCGAGGAGGAGGCTTGTCCCAGCGCGCAGGCCTTCACGTCATGGGCGAAGTCGGTGACCACGGGCCCCTCCATCTTCAGGTCGACCTTGACGGTCGAGCCGCACAGTTTGGAGTGGGCGGTGGCGCTGGCATGGGGGTCGGGGAGGCGGCCGAGGCGGGGGATATTGCCCGCCAGTTCGATGATCCGCTTGTTGTAGATGTCGTTCAGCATGAGAATCGGTGTCCCGGGCGGCGGTCTGAGCGCCCTTGGCGGCTGGGTTTCATCCTCCTATATATGGACTGGAACGGCCGAAAAACAGCCCGGCCTTTCGCCGAGGCGTGCCGAAATGGAAACCAATTCGCCCGCCAACGTATTGTGATGGGACTCAGGCGTCCGGCGGCAAAACCGCCCCCGTCTGCCCGGTGACACTCCGGTCCTTCGGGCCGGTCGAACGGAGAAGACATGGACGCATTGATCAAATCCCTCCGCCCCGGCAAGGCGCCTGACTTGAAGCCTTCTGAAGTCAAATCGCCCGATGTGGCCCCGGAAACACGCCCGGCCGAGCTCGATCCGGCCGAGTTCCTGGCGGCTGCCGTTCGCGCCGACCTGCCGCGCCCGTCGCGCGCAGAGGCCGAACAGGCCGTGCACGTCTTGCTCAGCTATATCGGCGAGAATCCCGGCCGCGAGGGCCTGCTGGATACGCCGCGCCGGGTGGTCGAAGCCTTCGACGAACTCTATCAGGGCTACCACCAATGCCCGGCCGAGGTGCTCGACCGCACCTTTGGCGAAACCGCCGGCTATGACGATTTCGTGCTGGTCCGCGACATCGAATTCACCTCGCAATGCGAGCACCACATGATGCCGTTCTACGGCAGGGCGCATATCGCCTATACACCGGTCGAGCGGGTGGTGGGATTGTCCAAGCTGGCGCGGCTGACCGATATCTTCGCCCGGCGCCTGCAGACCCAGGAGCACCTGACCGCCCAGATCGCGGCCGCGATCGACGAGGTCTTGAAGCCTCGCGGCGTTGCCGTGCTGATCGAGGCGGAGCATACCTGCATGTCGGTGCGCGGCGTCGCCAAGCATGGCGCGATGACGTTCACCAGCCGGTTCACCGGCATGTTCCGCGACAATCCGGCGGAACAGCAGCGTTTCCTGTCCCTGGTGCGAGGACCGAGCCGGTAACCTCGCTTGAAGTTTGCGAGGCTTTCCGTGTCCGCTTCAAAACATAACCATGACCGCGAAGAAGGGCTGGAATTCCAGCCCAAGTTCGACGCGTCCGGGCTCGTGACCGTTGTCGCGACCGACGCTGCGACCGGCGACGTGCTGATGGTCGCGCACATGAATGACGAGGCGCTGCGCAAGACGATCGCGAGCGGCGAGGCGTGGTACTTCAGCCGTTCGCGCAGTGCGTTGTGGCGAAAAGGTGAGACGTCGGGTCAGACCCAGCGCGTGGTCGAGATGCGCCTGGATTGCGATCAGGACGCGGTCTGGATCAGGGTAGAGCAGATCGGCGCCGCCTGTCACACCGGCCGGCGCTCGTGTTTCTACCGCAAGGTCGATTCTTCTGCCGATGGCGGCGCGCGATTGTCATTCGTCGACGCCGACCGCCTGTTCGATCCAAAGGCGGTTTACCACGAATAGCTTCGGTCCGTCCGGCCGGACGCCGGATCATTCCAGCAGCTCGGCGATCATGCGGGCGGCACGCCTTGCCCCATCGGCCTCGACTGGTTTCGGCTTATCCGGGCTCGACAAAGCCTGCATCATCGCATCGGCAATCATATCCGGCGTGGAGGCGGCGAAATCCATTTGAATGCCCGCGCCATAGCGGCGGAGGCGGTGAGCGACATGAAAATTCTGCTCAAAATGATTTCGCAGCGGAAAATAGACGAACGGCGTGCTGGCGGCGGCAAGCTCCATGCAGGTGGTGAGCCCGCCTTGCACCAGCGCAAGATCGCAGGCCGCGAGATGGCGGTCGAGATTGGCGACGAAGGCGCGCATCTCGACGCCCTCGGGCGCGACCATGGCCGCTGCATCGATGCGCGGGCCGGCGACGACGATCATGCGCAAGTCCGTAAGCTTGGCCTTTACGATCGGATAGGCCTGGAGGATGCGTCGTATCAGGTGCGCACCGATGCCCGAGCCGCCGACGGTGACGATGCAAATCCGCTCGTCGTTGCGGTAACCCAGCCTTTCGCGAAGCTGTTCCCGGCTGCCGAAGTTTTGGGGATGCTCACCGATGACATAGCCGGCAAAATCGAAATGCTTTGGTATCCAGTCGCGCATCGGAGGCAGACCTGTGCCGAACGACAGCGGCGCGATGTCTTCAGGTGCGCCGACGAAAATCGAGCGATCGCGCACCGCCGGATGTCGTTCGATGTGCTCGATCATCTCCGCATTATAGTCGGTCGTCAGGAGCGCCTCATGCTCGCCGCCGGATGGCATCGGGACGTAACCGACAAAGTCCGTCAGCCAGGCAAGCTTCGCCTTCTTCAGCTCGGGGTGCTCGTGCCAGTAATGATCGATGTCCCAGGCCTCGTCCGCGATCACGAGGTCATAGGCGCCTTGCTCGACCGCCTCCTGGAAGGTCATGAAATTCTTGATCAGCACTTCATCCATGCGGCGGAGCGCCTGAAAGCAGTGCAATTCGTGCTCGCCGCTTTCGAGCTCGATGTGTCGCGTCTCGCTGGCAAGCCGCGCGCTTAGCGGATGAACATGCTCGTTGCTGGCCTCTAACAGGCGGGTGACCGGGTCCTGCGCCAACCAGTCCACGCTGAGATTGGGATGCAACCTGCGCATCTCGTGCGCGATGGCAATATCGCGGCGGCCATGCCCGAGGCCGATCGGCGACGAAAGGTAGAGGGCACGTTTCCCGGCCCCGTTGCGCCGGACAGTCCCGCGCGCCGGCGCCGTGATACCGAGCCGTCGGTCGATAAAGTCGCTGATCAGGGTGTTCGCCTTTGCAGGATACCGCCCGAGAGGGTTATGGCCGCCGCCTTTGATCGTGACGAACTCCGAGCCGCTCACCTCGGTGTGCGCGGCCTCCGCGCGCGCGTGAAGCTGAATCTGGTCGTTGTCGCCGTGGATGAACAGCACCGGACAACGGATCTTGCGGTACATCTCTTCGCTGACGTCGAAGCGGGGTGGAATGTTGCGCGCTTCCACCGTGTTGATCAGCGTCGGCCCGCTGGTCTCGACGGCCCAGCCGATTCCGTCCTCGATCTGCTTGGTTGAATGCGGCTCACTGCAGATGTTGCGAATGAAGAACTCGGCGAAGTCAGGATAGTTCTTCAGCCAGTAATCGCGGTTGTACTTGTCCCAACCTTCGTAACTTTCCCGCTCCGCCGAAAAGTGCGAGGCGGCCAACCTTGCGTAGGGCGGAGATCCGATGGTTGAGACCGTACCGACAAGAACCGCTGCCCTGACGCGCTCGGGATGATACGCCGCCAGGATGGAGGCGAGCAGGCCGCCGAACGAAAGTCCGACCAGGATCGACTGGCCGACGTCGAGAGCATCCATGACGGCGAGTGCGTCGGCCAGGTAATTGTCCAGCGTGTAGGCGGTGACATCCTTCGGCCGGTCGGATTTGCCGTTGCCTCGGCCGTCATAGGTGATGCAGCGGAAGCGCTCGCTGAAGTAGGGTAGCTGCGCCTTGTAGATTCGCGAGTGAACGATGCTCCAGGGCGGGATGAACAGCATGGTTTCAGGCGCGTCACCGTAGATTTCGTAGGCGAGATTCACGCCGTCGCGGGTAACCAGCCCCTCACGATCCGGCAGTTTTGCGCGCATGCTTCACCTCTTGTCTGACGAGGTACCTTCCGCAATCCGGATGAGGTCACCGACGCGACGAAGCGACGCCCGTATCGGCGAACCCTTCTTCTCCAGGCCAAGCAGGAACAGGCTTTCGCCTCCGATAAAGCTGGCGGCGGCGATCGCGCCGGCTTCCTCCGCCGAGAAGGGGCCGAGGGGGCCGATCTTCGCTTCAGCCGCCCGTGCCAGGCCCACGATCAGATCGATCCAACCCATGATGCCGGCGCGGATCACCTTGGCGACTTCCGCGTCATGCCAGCTCACGGCGATCAACTCCTGCAGCACCCGCACATAGCCTGAGGCAATGTCCTCATCGAGGTAGTCGCAGGCGCGGTCCCACTGCTCGGACAGTTTCAGGGATGGGTCTCCGAACAATCTGTTCTGCCGGTCCAGAAGCTGGGCATTGAGATATTCGAACAGCTGGAGGACCAGGTTCTGCTTGGAGCCAAAATGATAGTGAATTTGGCTGAGCGGCACACCCGCTTCCGCCGCGACCTCCCGGGTCGAGAGGCCCGCATAGCCGGAATGACGCAGCACCTTCTTGGCCGCCTCGAGCAGGCTCGTGCTGGTCTCAATCTTCTTCACTGCGGTGCGCGCCATATTGTCTCGCGATGTGATTGATCTCAGCCAAACGCTACATGAATTCCGGCTGCAAAGGCTAGGCGCGCCGTCTCGCCTGCGGCTTGCTGTCTTGATATCCAGGCGTCGATGCCCGGCGCGACGCCGGGCATCGTGGCTGCGACTAACCCAAATCATCCGCACGCGCTCTGCGTCCCGGCAGCGGGATCAGCATCGATACCTGCTCCCGGTAGCGGCGGTACTGGTCGCCGAACAGCGCGATGAGATCGCGCTCCTCCAGCCAGATGCCGATCAGGATGTAGCCCGTGGTCGCGATGGCGAACAGCAGATGCCCGGTCGTCATTACGGGCGTCGCCCAGAAGGCGATCAGGAACCCGAGATAGATCGGGTGCCGGACCGACTTATAGAGCATCGGCGTCTTGAATTTGGCCGGCGGCAACTCCTGC
This window harbors:
- the folE gene encoding GTP cyclohydrolase I FolE, which encodes MDALIKSLRPGKAPDLKPSEVKSPDVAPETRPAELDPAEFLAAAVRADLPRPSRAEAEQAVHVLLSYIGENPGREGLLDTPRRVVEAFDELYQGYHQCPAEVLDRTFGETAGYDDFVLVRDIEFTSQCEHHMMPFYGRAHIAYTPVERVVGLSKLARLTDIFARRLQTQEHLTAQIAAAIDEVLKPRGVAVLIEAEHTCMSVRGVAKHGAMTFTSRFTGMFRDNPAEQQRFLSLVRGPSR
- the hisI gene encoding phosphoribosyl-AMP cyclohydrolase; translation: MSASKHNHDREEGLEFQPKFDASGLVTVVATDAATGDVLMVAHMNDEALRKTIASGEAWYFSRSRSALWRKGETSGQTQRVVEMRLDCDQDAVWIRVEQIGAACHTGRRSCFYRKVDSSADGGARLSFVDADRLFDPKAVYHE
- a CDS encoding TetR/AcrR family transcriptional regulator, with product MARTAVKKIETSTSLLEAAKKVLRHSGYAGLSTREVAAEAGVPLSQIHYHFGSKQNLVLQLFEYLNAQLLDRQNRLFGDPSLKLSEQWDRACDYLDEDIASGYVRVLQELIAVSWHDAEVAKVIRAGIMGWIDLIVGLARAAEAKIGPLGPFSAEEAGAIAAASFIGGESLFLLGLEKKGSPIRASLRRVGDLIRIAEGTSSDKR
- a CDS encoding alpha/beta hydrolase, whose translation is MRAKLPDREGLVTRDGVNLAYEIYGDAPETMLFIPPWSIVHSRIYKAQLPYFSERFRCITYDGRGNGKSDRPKDVTAYTLDNYLADALAVMDALDVGQSILVGLSFGGLLASILAAYHPERVRAAVLVGTVSTIGSPPYARLAASHFSAERESYEGWDKYNRDYWLKNYPDFAEFFIRNICSEPHSTKQIEDGIGWAVETSGPTLINTVEARNIPPRFDVSEEMYRKIRCPVLFIHGDNDQIQLHARAEAAHTEVSGSEFVTIKGGGHNPLGRYPAKANTLISDFIDRRLGITAPARGTVRRNGAGKRALYLSSPIGLGHGRRDIAIAHEMRRLHPNLSVDWLAQDPVTRLLEASNEHVHPLSARLASETRHIELESGEHELHCFQALRRMDEVLIKNFMTFQEAVEQGAYDLVIADEAWDIDHYWHEHPELKKAKLAWLTDFVGYVPMPSGGEHEALLTTDYNAEMIEHIERHPAVRDRSIFVGAPEDIAPLSFGTGLPPMRDWIPKHFDFAGYVIGEHPQNFGSREQLRERLGYRNDERICIVTVGGSGIGAHLIRRILQAYPIVKAKLTDLRMIVVAGPRIDAAAMVAPEGVEMRAFVANLDRHLAACDLALVQGGLTTCMELAAASTPFVYFPLRNHFEQNFHVAHRLRRYGAGIQMDFAASTPDMIADAMMQALSSPDKPKPVEADGARRAARMIAELLE
- a CDS encoding iron-sulfur cluster assembly scaffold protein produces the protein MLNDIYNKRIIELAGNIPRLGRLPDPHASATAHSKLCGSTVKVDLKMEGPVVTDFAHDVKACALGQASSSIMASHVVGSTAGELRELRETVRKMLKENGGPPQGKWADIALLEPVRDYKARHASTMLTFDAVVDAIGQIEARAKQPAQA